A stretch of Pseudoclavibacter chungangensis DNA encodes these proteins:
- a CDS encoding PepSY domain-containing protein gives MKPRTMRTFAVVIAVGAATILAGCSNGGSPRPTEVVSLSTPESTTAATPAVPDSGGELAAAQAAIATAESHTGGRGVEIDHDDARGWSVEVVVGETTVEVEVSADGTSVVSTDSPDALDGDDRVRFEQVGVSLSDALATAVGAVPGTIDDAEVTEREELLVIEVEIVMSAGPGTQHAYIDAQSGTLVATDGS, from the coding sequence ATGAAGCCTCGAACCATGCGCACGTTCGCCGTCGTGATCGCCGTGGGAGCGGCGACGATCCTCGCGGGATGCTCGAACGGCGGCTCGCCGAGGCCGACCGAGGTCGTCTCGCTCAGCACGCCCGAGTCCACGACCGCCGCGACCCCCGCGGTTCCCGACTCGGGTGGCGAACTCGCGGCGGCCCAGGCCGCGATCGCGACCGCGGAGTCCCACACGGGCGGTCGTGGGGTCGAGATCGATCACGACGATGCGCGCGGCTGGTCGGTCGAGGTCGTGGTGGGGGAGACGACGGTCGAGGTCGAGGTGAGCGCGGACGGCACGAGCGTCGTGTCGACTGATTCGCCGGACGCACTCGACGGCGACGACCGGGTGCGGTTCGAGCAGGTGGGGGTGTCGCTCTCGGACGCGCTCGCGACGGCCGTGGGCGCGGTGCCCGGCACGATCGACGACGCCGAGGTGACGGAGCGCGAGGAGCTGCTCGTGATCGAGGTGGAGATCGTCATGTCGGCGGGGCCGGGAACGCAGCACGCGTACATCGACGCCCAGAGCGGCACGCTCGTGGCGACCGACGGCTCCTGA
- a CDS encoding ECF transporter S component, which translates to MSNRSPKTTADAARPSTTTERRTTRWRVVDIITAAVVGVACGLIFVAWNTVGYAWFLAADAVTPGLGGTATGIWLLGGVLGGLIIRKPGAALFVEVLAAVVSMLLGSQWSIETVYSGLAQGIGAELVFAAFAYRRFGLPVAVLAGAGSGLAAIVLELFLSANIAKGLGFNLVYASCTIVSGAVLAGVVGWLLVRALARTGALSRFAAGRDSARV; encoded by the coding sequence TTGTCGAACCGTTCACCCAAGACCACCGCGGACGCCGCTCGTCCGAGCACGACGACCGAGCGGCGCACGACGCGCTGGCGCGTCGTCGACATCATCACGGCCGCGGTCGTCGGTGTCGCATGTGGGCTCATCTTCGTCGCCTGGAACACGGTCGGCTACGCGTGGTTCCTCGCGGCGGACGCCGTGACCCCGGGCCTCGGCGGGACCGCAACCGGCATCTGGCTGCTCGGCGGCGTGCTCGGCGGGCTCATCATCCGCAAGCCCGGCGCGGCACTGTTCGTCGAGGTGCTCGCGGCCGTCGTCTCCATGCTCCTCGGCAGCCAGTGGTCGATCGAGACCGTCTACTCGGGGCTCGCACAGGGCATCGGCGCCGAACTCGTGTTCGCCGCCTTCGCATACCGTCGCTTCGGCCTGCCGGTCGCCGTGCTCGCGGGCGCCGGATCCGGGCTCGCCGCGATCGTCCTCGAACTGTTCCTGAGCGCCAACATCGCGAAGGGCCTCGGCTTCAACCTCGTCTACGCCTCCTGCACGATCGTCTCCGGTGCCGTGCTCGCGGGCGTCGTCGGGTGGCTCCTCGTCCGGGCGCTCGCCAGGACGGGCGCGCTCTCGCGGTTCGCGGCCGGACGAGACAGCGCGCGCGTATGA
- a CDS encoding DMT family transporter produces MRCRVCSAQAPSMSRSTLALASLTVLLYAANYPLAALALGATTPFLLLTIRFTASAVALWGIVRARRSTLPRGRALAWTILAGAGVQGAQFLSAYRGMSHGVSPTVTALVIAMNPVLTAVLLGVVTRRRESPAGVVALVLATASVLLGCLPRGARRPTDRAGGHRDDRRAARSRRRLHPAGASRGRRRSGRLHGDRCDGRRPRRRGGLVPRTTTPERRRAGVRAHRTRHGRRDGRDVRLRGRRAPCGCPVRVDALRRHPRHGGGDRRDPDGRAARARPAHGPRDRRRGLCGRAAAARCR; encoded by the coding sequence ATGCGGTGCCGCGTGTGCTCGGCGCAGGCTCCGAGCATGTCCAGATCGACCCTCGCACTCGCCTCGCTCACCGTCCTGCTCTACGCGGCCAACTACCCCCTGGCCGCCCTCGCCCTCGGGGCGACAACCCCGTTCCTGCTGTTGACCATCCGATTCACCGCCTCCGCGGTCGCCCTCTGGGGCATCGTCCGGGCTCGCCGCAGCACCCTGCCGAGGGGCCGCGCACTCGCGTGGACGATCCTCGCGGGAGCCGGCGTCCAGGGGGCGCAGTTCCTGAGCGCCTACCGGGGCATGTCGCACGGGGTCTCACCGACCGTCACGGCGCTCGTGATCGCGATGAATCCCGTCCTCACCGCAGTGCTGCTCGGCGTCGTCACGCGGCGACGGGAGTCGCCCGCGGGAGTCGTCGCACTCGTGCTCGCGACCGCGTCCGTCCTGCTCGGCTGCCTCCCCCGCGGTGCTCGCCGACCCACGGATCGGGCCGGGGGTCATCGCGACGATCGTCGCGCTGCCCGGTCTCGCCGCCGGCTCCATCCTGCAGGCGCGTCGCGCGGCCGACGTCGATCCGGTCGTCTTCACGGCGATCGGTGTGACGGTCGCCGCCCCCGCCGCCGCGGCGGTCTCGTTCCTCGAACCACAACACCTGAGCGGCGGCGCGCCGGAGTTCGCGCTCATCGCACTCGTCACGGCCGTCGGGACGGTCGGGACGTTCGGTTACGCGGCCGTCGTGCGCCGTGCGGGTGCCCGGTTCGCGTCGATGCTCTTCGCCGTCATCCCCGGCACGGCGGCGGTGATCGGCGCGATCCTGACGGCCGCGCCGCTCGGGCCCGTCCAGCTCACGGCCCTCGGGATCGGCGCCGTGGCCTGTGCGGTCGAGCCGCTGCGGCGCGGTGCCGCTAG
- a CDS encoding metallopeptidase family protein: MDLSPDEFERIVIDELDALPDEMVDGLDNVVFLVEDRPEDGSELFGIYEGYALTERGQYGFGELPDRIIVYREAHLRACDTEASLRTEIHTTLVHEIAHFYGIDDDELHRLGWA, from the coding sequence ATGGACCTCTCCCCCGACGAGTTCGAGCGGATCGTGATCGACGAGCTCGACGCCCTGCCCGACGAGATGGTCGACGGCCTCGACAACGTGGTCTTCCTCGTCGAGGACCGCCCCGAGGACGGCAGCGAGCTGTTCGGGATCTACGAGGGCTACGCGCTCACGGAGCGCGGCCAGTACGGCTTCGGCGAGCTGCCCGACCGGATCATCGTGTACCGCGAGGCGCACCTGCGCGCGTGTGACACCGAGGCGTCGCTCCGGACGGAGATCCACACGACCCTCGTGCACGAGATCGCGCACTTCTACGGCATCGACGACGACGAGCTGCACCGCCTGGGCTGGGCCTGA
- a CDS encoding DUF1540 domain-containing protein → MTMLADLPTVSGCTATDCGYNHDGCHAGAITISSNGADCATFLPLGIDGGLPKVVTAVGACQRTECVFNSAAVCTAASVRIEGGHGPAHCQTFQAA, encoded by the coding sequence ATGACCATGCTCGCCGACCTGCCCACCGTCTCCGGCTGCACGGCGACGGACTGCGGCTACAACCACGACGGCTGCCACGCGGGAGCCATCACGATCAGCAGCAACGGCGCCGACTGCGCGACGTTCCTCCCGCTCGGCATCGACGGTGGCCTGCCCAAGGTCGTCACCGCCGTCGGCGCCTGCCAGCGCACCGAGTGCGTGTTCAACAGCGCCGCCGTGTGCACCGCGGCCTCGGTGCGCATCGAGGGTGGTCACGGTCCGGCGCACTGCCAGACCTTCCAGGCCGCCTGA
- a CDS encoding ECF transporter S component gives MDDEKRVDIEGSGAVTAPPVRGAGTGVLRWRVVDIVTAAVIGVACGVLFVVWNSVGYAWMLAADALTPGLGGTSTGIWLLGGVLGGLIIRKPGAAFFVEVLAATVSMLMGSQFAMETVFIGVAQGLGAELVAMCFRYRGSGAPFAVLLGVGSAVGTVTYGIVQGNLAKGLAYNLIYVSCTLASGAVLAGLVGWLLTRALARPGVLARFASGREIAPG, from the coding sequence ATGGACGACGAGAAGCGGGTCGATATCGAGGGGTCCGGGGCCGTCACGGCGCCACCGGTGCGAGGGGCCGGAACAGGCGTGTTGCGGTGGCGTGTCGTCGACATCGTCACGGCAGCGGTCATCGGCGTCGCGTGCGGCGTCCTGTTCGTCGTCTGGAACAGCGTGGGCTACGCGTGGATGCTCGCCGCGGACGCGCTCACGCCCGGGCTCGGCGGGACGTCGACCGGCATCTGGCTGCTCGGCGGCGTACTCGGCGGCCTCATCATCCGCAAGCCCGGCGCGGCATTCTTCGTCGAGGTGCTCGCGGCCACGGTCTCGATGCTCATGGGGAGCCAGTTCGCGATGGAGACGGTGTTCATCGGCGTCGCGCAGGGCCTCGGTGCCGAACTCGTCGCGATGTGCTTCCGCTACCGCGGTTCGGGCGCGCCGTTCGCGGTGCTGCTCGGCGTCGGGTCCGCGGTCGGCACCGTGACGTACGGGATCGTGCAGGGGAATCTCGCGAAGGGGCTCGCGTACAACCTGATCTACGTCTCGTGCACGCTCGCCTCCGGTGCCGTGCTGGCGGGTCTCGTCGGGTGGCTCCTCACCCGTGCGCTCGCACGCCCCGGTGTCCTGGCGCGCTTCGCGTCGGGACGTGAGATCGCCCCCGGCTGA
- a CDS encoding ABC transporter ATP-binding protein — protein MSGGVGVEARGWGWRHAGRRRAALAGLDLVVEPGERVLLLGPSGAGKSTFVRALAGVLGGEDEGEETGELLVGGRDPARERVAAGLVLQDPQANTIFGRVGDDVAFGCENLGVERDEIWRRVREALDAVGLRLPLDRSTAALSGGERQRLALAGVLAMRPGLLLLDEPTANLDPAGVIEVRDAVAEVVRRTGATLIVIEHRVDAWLELVDRAVVLEAGGGVRADAAPDRLIAERGAELAADGAWVPGIPVVFERSTPSDGETLLSTDALDVGRGGDAPLVQRGLEVTVPAGTSTVVTGPNGVGKTTFAHTLAGLLAPRAGRVVASDALARGVGPEPIRWRSRALLSRIGTVFQEPAHQFVAATVRRELEVGPRAAKRGEAEITATADELLDALRLDHLANASPFTLSGGEQRRLSVATVLATAPRVIVLDEPTFGQDRRTWLELVGLMSRLVNEGHALVSVTHDLDVVRVLGDHVVELERAA, from the coding sequence ATGAGCGGAGGCGTCGGCGTCGAGGCGCGCGGGTGGGGGTGGCGGCACGCGGGACGTCGCCGCGCCGCTCTCGCGGGACTCGACCTCGTCGTCGAGCCGGGCGAGCGGGTGCTCCTGCTCGGCCCGTCGGGTGCCGGCAAATCCACGTTCGTCCGCGCGCTCGCGGGCGTGCTCGGCGGTGAGGACGAGGGGGAGGAGACGGGCGAACTCCTCGTCGGCGGCCGTGACCCCGCGCGCGAACGCGTCGCCGCGGGCCTCGTGCTGCAGGATCCGCAGGCGAACACCATCTTCGGTCGGGTCGGCGACGACGTCGCGTTCGGTTGCGAGAACCTCGGCGTCGAGCGCGATGAGATCTGGCGCCGGGTCCGCGAGGCACTCGACGCCGTCGGGCTGCGGCTGCCGCTCGACCGCTCGACCGCGGCGCTCTCGGGCGGCGAGCGACAGCGGCTCGCGCTCGCGGGGGTGCTCGCGATGCGTCCCGGGCTGCTGCTGCTCGACGAACCGACCGCGAACCTCGACCCCGCGGGCGTCATCGAGGTGCGCGATGCCGTCGCCGAGGTCGTGCGCCGGACGGGCGCGACGCTCATCGTGATCGAGCACCGCGTCGACGCCTGGCTCGAACTCGTCGACCGGGCCGTCGTCCTCGAGGCCGGCGGCGGCGTGCGCGCCGACGCCGCCCCGGATCGGCTCATCGCCGAGCGCGGCGCCGAACTCGCGGCGGACGGTGCCTGGGTACCGGGCATCCCCGTCGTGTTCGAACGGTCGACGCCGAGCGACGGCGAGACCCTCCTGTCGACGGACGCGCTCGACGTGGGGCGCGGTGGCGATGCGCCGCTCGTGCAGCGGGGCCTCGAGGTCACCGTCCCGGCCGGGACGTCCACGGTCGTGACGGGGCCGAACGGCGTCGGCAAGACGACGTTCGCCCACACGCTCGCGGGCCTGCTCGCCCCACGTGCCGGGCGGGTCGTCGCGAGCGATGCGCTCGCGCGCGGCGTCGGCCCCGAGCCGATCCGCTGGCGGTCGCGGGCCCTGCTCTCCCGTATCGGCACGGTCTTCCAGGAGCCCGCCCACCAGTTCGTCGCCGCGACCGTCCGGCGCGAACTCGAGGTCGGCCCGCGCGCGGCGAAACGCGGTGAGGCCGAGATCACGGCGACGGCCGACGAACTGCTCGATGCGCTGCGCCTCGACCACCTCGCGAACGCGAGCCCCTTCACGCTCTCGGGGGGCGAGCAGCGCCGGCTGTCCGTCGCGACCGTCCTCGCGACCGCACCGCGCGTCATCGTGCTCGACGAGCCCACGTTCGGGCAGGACCGCCGGACGTGGCTCGAACTCGTCGGCCTCATGTCGCGGCTCGTGAACGAGGGGCACGCGCTCGTCTCCGTGACACACGACCTCGACGTCGTCCGCGTGCTCGGCGACCACGTCGTCGAACTGGAGCGCGCCGCATGA
- a CDS encoding TetR/AcrR family transcriptional regulator has product MNSSDGGARGDRRGRGRPRGPSTTTADMLAAAQRAFLARGYRAATMRAIAADAQVDPALLNSRFGSKRGLFVAALGSPFDPAGRVAAALAGPADALSERLARAALDALREPRQRAAMRVMVAEALADEQLRVLLAEYVDREIVDRIADRVGGAHAHERARAVVSVLAGIVFTRHFVGVPSLIAAVSPEDVRRLEAAIRAAAAPPPRTGTPSP; this is encoded by the coding sequence ATGAATTCTTCCGACGGTGGTGCGCGCGGCGATCGGCGTGGCCGGGGACGGCCGCGCGGACCGTCGACGACCACGGCCGACATGCTCGCGGCGGCCCAGCGCGCCTTCCTGGCCCGCGGGTACCGGGCGGCCACCATGCGCGCGATCGCAGCGGATGCGCAGGTCGACCCGGCGCTGTTGAATTCCCGCTTCGGCTCGAAGCGCGGACTGTTCGTGGCGGCGCTCGGCAGTCCGTTCGATCCGGCCGGACGCGTGGCGGCCGCTCTCGCCGGGCCCGCCGACGCACTGTCCGAACGACTCGCGCGTGCGGCACTCGATGCCCTGCGGGAGCCCCGCCAGCGGGCGGCGATGCGCGTCATGGTCGCCGAGGCGCTCGCGGACGAGCAGCTCCGCGTCCTGCTCGCGGAGTACGTGGACCGCGAGATCGTCGATCGGATCGCCGATCGCGTCGGCGGTGCGCACGCGCACGAACGCGCCCGGGCAGTCGTCTCGGTGCTCGCCGGGATCGTGTTCACGCGGCACTTCGTCGGCGTCCCGTCGCTCATCGCCGCCGTGTCGCCGGAGGACGTGCGCCGTCTCGAGGCGGCCATCCGGGCGGCCGCCGCCCCGCCGCCCCGAACCGGAACCCCCTCGCCCTGA
- a CDS encoding energy-coupling factor transporter transmembrane component T family protein, with product MSVDTRPGPPTTTGHVRFLDRVNPVAAFAAAICYSIPMLFTIDAVSALVGLGGAAVLLGLAGATPRDVVRRAWPLFIAAPVSAISMLLYAQPGGHVYGTFLLATVSDNSIRLSIAVGLRVLAIGVPTLVVLAGVDATRLADGLAQLCRFPSRFVLGALAGIRLFDVFRDDWTAMAQARRARGLGDSGAIRRGLTMAFALLVLAIRRGGVLATAMEARGFDGGERTWARPSTLGRDDLVLVLGAILLAAAALTTSIVTGSFSLVGTGAS from the coding sequence ATGAGCGTCGACACGCGCCCCGGGCCCCCGACGACGACCGGACACGTGCGGTTCCTCGATCGCGTCAACCCCGTCGCGGCGTTCGCGGCGGCCATCTGCTACTCGATCCCGATGCTGTTCACGATCGACGCCGTGAGCGCGCTCGTGGGGCTCGGCGGTGCAGCGGTGCTGCTCGGTCTCGCGGGTGCGACGCCGCGCGATGTCGTCCGGCGGGCCTGGCCGCTGTTCATCGCCGCACCCGTCTCGGCGATCAGCATGCTCCTGTACGCGCAACCGGGTGGACACGTCTACGGCACGTTCCTCCTCGCGACGGTGTCCGACAACTCCATCCGTCTGTCGATCGCGGTCGGCCTGCGCGTGCTCGCGATCGGGGTCCCCACGCTCGTGGTCCTCGCCGGTGTCGACGCGACACGACTCGCGGACGGCCTCGCGCAACTGTGCCGGTTCCCGTCGCGCTTCGTGCTCGGTGCGCTCGCCGGCATCCGGCTCTTCGACGTGTTCCGCGACGACTGGACCGCCATGGCGCAAGCACGGCGCGCGCGGGGGCTCGGGGACTCCGGCGCGATCCGTCGGGGACTCACCATGGCGTTCGCGTTGCTCGTGCTCGCCATCAGACGTGGCGGTGTGCTCGCGACGGCGATGGAGGCGCGCGGCTTCGACGGCGGCGAACGCACGTGGGCCCGACCCTCGACGCTCGGCCGCGACGATCTCGTCCTCGTCCTCGGTGCGATCCTCCTCGCGGCGGCCGCACTCACGACCTCGATCGTGACGGGCTCGTTCAGCCTCGTGGGGACGGGCGCCTCGTGA